The Saprospiraceae bacterium genome includes the window AGCGGAAGGGTCACCCCTAGATAGTCATTTTTGCCTACGCCGGCAAACCACTCCGTATGCATGGCGCCCAACTGCAAGCCATTTTCTCTCGGAATACGGGCTAAACCCGCAGGGTTCCAAGCGGCGGCAGTGACATCATCGATACCTGCCACCATGGCATTGCCCATGCCCTGCGCACGTGCACCAATACCGATGGAAAGAAACTCGTTGCTGTATTTTTGGCTAAAAAGCGGCATTGAAAAGCATAGGCCTATGCTGAAAAGTACAAATCGAATCATATTATTCAGGGGTTAAGGTTTGGAGGAAGGCATTGCGCTTCACAACTCCTATTATACGTTTGAAATGGTTTTATGTTATGTTGGATATTCTTTTTTTAAGGGAAAGTAGGCGAACTGACTAAAATTCGTCTTTTTCTTTCTGCTGCTTGATTAAATTTCTATTGACAGCGATACTGGCATTGAGCTCATACCCAATCAATACGACCATCGCGTTGAGCTGTATCCAAAGCATCAAAATAATGAAGGCAGTGATGGAGCCATAAAACCGGTCATAGGCTTCATACCGATCGAAATTGTCTATGTAAAAAGAAAAAATCAAAGACGACAAAAGTGATAGGGTAGTGGCCAGGGTAGTACCCGGCGAAAACCAATCAAAACGCTTGATGGCGGGGGCCCCAAACCGATAAATAAATGAAATGCCAAAATAGTACAATGAAATAATGGCTAACCATCGAATAAAACCAAAACCAAAGGCAGCAAAGCCATCCAAGGGAATCCAATGATCCAACCAACTGACAATGGTATTCCCCAAAATAATGAAAATCACAGAGGCAATTAAGAGGAAGCCCAACACCGCTGTTAAGACCACTGATAGGAGACGTTTTCGGAAACTACCTCGTTGCTTAAATATATTCACATGTGATTTTTCGAAACTTTTCATGATGGCCATCATCCCATTTGAAGAGAAATAAATAGCCAGGGCAAAACCGAAAGACAATAAGCCTATGTTTCGTTTACTCGTCAGGCCTTTGGCCAGGATAAACAATTGATCGCCAGATTCTCCGGGCATCACTCCTTTGATTTGCTCATACAAAAAACCCTCAAAATCGCCACCTAGTGGAACAAATTGCTGAAAAACGTGTTGAAAGAAAGGGAGTAGGGTAAGTAATACCATCAAGGAAGGGAACAGCGAAAGAAAAAAGCTGAAGGCGATGGAATTAGCCCTAGTACCTAAATCAAATCGTCGAATTTCATTAAACAGAAAGACTAAAATATCATACAAGGGCACCTTGAAAAAGCCGGGAAGAGAATGAGTCTTGGCCCAGTCTAAAGCCCAGGTTTTCAACGGATGGTTCACGAAATAATCCCGTATCGCTGACCATTTGGGAAGTTCGAACTTTTTACTCAAAATACGGTGCCAATTTATCGGTTAAAAAAGCTGGTGCAGGAACCGTTTTATTGCTTTCCTTTTCGACAAAACAAAGCTTTACGCTGCCGCCGTTCAGTAGTTTTCTTTTTTCATTGAATAATTCATGGTGGAAAACTATTTCTTTGTGAGGAAGCTTGCGCAGTTCTGTTCTGATGGTAACCAGGTCATCGTAATAGGCGGGGCGAACAAAGCGCATTTGGAGTGACATCACGGGCATCAGAATGCCAAAGGCTGCTTCCATCTCCTGGTAGGTAAGCCCAATGGAGCGAATCAATTCCGCTCTGCCAATCTCGTAATAGGTAGCATAATTACCATAATAGAGATAGCCCATCTGATCCGTTTCTGCGTAACGTACCCGCTTTTGAAATTCATTTGAAAACATAAATTCAAATGTAGAAACTAAAAACCAAAAGGAGAAAGAATCAAGGGCCTTAATAGTTCAGTGGTGGACTAATCCATTCATAATAATCACATTCCTCAAAGATGAGGCGCGTTTGAAGGAGTTTTCTAAATTCTGCTTTGGTCGGACTGATCTTGTATTGCGGGAGGTCTTGTTCAGAAATATCCGTTACGGGAGTGATGGCTGCTAAGTCCGAAAGATTTTCGGGCAGAACCGTCTTAGACAAGGCCATATTTCCGAATTGGTCTTTGCTCAACAACCAGACATTCCAATGTTGGGCATCGATTTTGACATTTAAAATATGGTGACCACGATAGAATTTTAGGACCTGCTTGGGGCCGATTTGAAATAAAGTATCTCTATGGATGTAATTGCCTGCTAAGGTTTCATCATCTAGGTAAAGGATTTCAAAGGGCATGGCTTCTCCATTCATAAAGATTTTGCCCTCTTCGAAATAGGTGTCTTCCATAGAATCCAAAGCAGATAAAGTGGTTACAAAGGTGAAAGATTTCTCTTTGTACAGACAATTGGCTTCCACTTTTACCAAACTACTATCCCCCGTGCAGAAATAAGTTCCTTGGTAGTGGTTTTCAAATCGATCGAGCGCTGCTACGCCTTCTGGCTGTGCTGCTGTGAAAACCAAAGGAGGTGTGCAGTAGGGGTATACCAGGAGCAGAAGGAATGCCAAGTAATGTAAATTTTTCATTTGCTGCCTTTTTTAGAGGACATTTGATAATCGCTGTTTTGAAGTCGGAAGTCGGAAGTCGGAAAGGCGCAGGGGCGCAAATTTCCCACTTCCCACTTCCGACTTCCGACTTCCCATTTCCTCCTTCCCATTTCCTCCTTCAACCTTCCCCATCTCGCCTGGAAAACGGAGGATTACCAAAAGCGTCAAAAGTCTATTTTTTTAGCAAGATAGTGTCTTCGAAGGGGTAAGCGGCTGATTAAAATCATAGGCCCTTTATGACTTTTGTCAATTAAGTAGCGCTGTAAATTGGTGTAATTTGATACCAGAAAATGCTTAAAACGATCATCATGAAAAAGATCCAAAAAATATTATTTCCTACTGATTTTTCCGATACGGCCATGAACGCCTTTCGATATACTGTTTTATTGGCCGATCAACTAGATGCGACCATTGAACTACTACACGTCGTATACCCACAAGCAGAACCACTTGATTTTCCGGTGCTGGCGACCCAGGCTACGCAGCAGCAAGTCAGTGCAGCGGAATCCATTATGAAAAAAATGGTAGCTGAGACCTTGGCACAAATTCAGGTAGATCATGAATTGAAAAATGCGCCTGTTATTTTACCAGAGGTAGAGATTGGCACCCCTACCGGCTTGATTTGTCGGGTGGCAGAAAGGGATGAGGTTGACATGGTGGTCATGGGCACCAAAGGCGAACACAGTATGATGGAAAAAGCGTTTGGCCAAGTCTCCTTAGGAACGATTAAAAATGCACCTATTCCCGTCCTCTTGGTACCTGAAATGGCCAGATTTAGCAAAATAAACACAGTGGCCTATGCTTCTAACCTCATGGAAACCGATGTGTTTTATATCTGGCAAACCTTACAATTATTGGAAAGTTTCCATCCGATACTAAGAGTAGTTCACGTTGATACCGATGACAAAGAACACGCTGTTAATTTGGAGGAATTCAAGGCCTTGTTTGAAGGCAATCCCAAGGCTTTACAAATCAATTTTCATGAACTGCATGGCAAAGCGGTGGCGGATGAACTCAATGGTTTTATTGCTACATGGGATATAGATATGATGGTACTCTACGCCCCTAGACATGGCTTTATCGAACGCTTATTTCACCAAAGCGTTGGCAAAAAACTGGCGATGACGGCGGAGGTCCCATTGTTATTCTTAAAAAAAGCCACAGCTTAAACAGCTCGTTCAATGGGGCAGGTCATACAATGAGACCCCCCTCTGGCACGACTAAGCTCACTAGAGGGCAAGGTGATGATCGTGTTTTTGACTTCTTCCGGTAAAATAATCCCATCGTCAAATGCTTCGAGCAAGTCTGGCGCATAAACGACCCTGTACCCCGCTTCCCGAAAAGCGATTTCCGTCTTGGGGTTGCGATCGTAGGTGATGGCCACCCCCGGTTTTAAGGCTACTAAATTGCAGCCATCGGTCCACTGTTCGCGCTCCTGGTAAGGCGTTTCCCCTTTGCCGCTAAGAATGAACCGGGCATTGGGCGAAATTTCAGCTTCAATAAACTCCCTCACAGAAGGATAGTGGCTTTGTTTGCCATCTGCATTGTATACCTTTACATAAGAACTCAGCCCATCGATGATAATGGGTT containing:
- a CDS encoding thioesterase family protein, encoding MFSNEFQKRVRYAETDQMGYLYYGNYATYYEIGRAELIRSIGLTYQEMEAAFGILMPVMSLQMRFVRPAYYDDLVTIRTELRKLPHKEIVFHHELFNEKRKLLNGGSVKLCFVEKESNKTVPAPAFLTDKLAPYFE
- a CDS encoding YihY/virulence factor BrkB family protein, encoding MSKKFELPKWSAIRDYFVNHPLKTWALDWAKTHSLPGFFKVPLYDILVFLFNEIRRFDLGTRANSIAFSFFLSLFPSLMVLLTLLPFFQHVFQQFVPLGGDFEGFLYEQIKGVMPGESGDQLFILAKGLTSKRNIGLLSFGFALAIYFSSNGMMAIMKSFEKSHVNIFKQRGSFRKRLLSVVLTAVLGFLLIASVIFIILGNTIVSWLDHWIPLDGFAAFGFGFIRWLAIISLYYFGISFIYRFGAPAIKRFDWFSPGTTLATTLSLLSSLIFSFYIDNFDRYEAYDRFYGSITAFIILMLWIQLNAMVVLIGYELNASIAVNRNLIKQQKEKDEF
- a CDS encoding universal stress protein; amino-acid sequence: MKKIQKILFPTDFSDTAMNAFRYTVLLADQLDATIELLHVVYPQAEPLDFPVLATQATQQQVSAAESIMKKMVAETLAQIQVDHELKNAPVILPEVEIGTPTGLICRVAERDEVDMVVMGTKGEHSMMEKAFGQVSLGTIKNAPIPVLLVPEMARFSKINTVAYASNLMETDVFYIWQTLQLLESFHPILRVVHVDTDDKEHAVNLEEFKALFEGNPKALQINFHELHGKAVADELNGFIATWDIDMMVLYAPRHGFIERLFHQSVGKKLAMTAEVPLLFLKKATA